A DNA window from Camelina sativa cultivar DH55 chromosome 17, Cs, whole genome shotgun sequence contains the following coding sequences:
- the LOC104754295 gene encoding 1-aminocyclopropane-1-carboxylate synthase 2, producing MGLPGSNSGAILSKIATNNQHGENSEYFEGWKAYDKDPFHLSHNPHGIIQMGLAENQLCLDLIKDWIKENPEASICTLEGVHQFSDIANFQDYHGLKKFREAIAHFMGKARGGRVTFDPERVVMSGGATGANETIMFCLADPGDVFLIPSPYYAAFDRDLRWRTGVEIIPVPCSSSNNFRLTVEAVGWAYKKAQESNKKVKGLILTNPSNPLGTMLDKDTLKDLVRFVTKKNIHLVVDEIYAATVFSGDNFVSVAEVVNDVDISEVNVDLIHIVYSLSKDMGLPGFRVGIVYSYNDSVVSCARKMSSFGLVSSQTQLMLASMLSDERFVENFLMENSKRLGIRHEVFTTGLKKADITCLTSSGGLFVWMDLRHLLRDRNSFESEIELWRIIIHKVKLNVSPGSSFHCTEPGWFRVCFANMDDDTLRVALRRIQDFVSKNNNNKIVEKATDKDQVIQNNNAKKQKWRQSNLRLSFRRLYEDGLSSPGIMSPHSPLLRA from the exons ATGGGTCTTCCAGGGAGTAATAGCGGTGCGATTCTTTCGAAAATAGCAACAAACAATCAACACGGCGAGAACTCTGAGTACTTCGAAGGATGGAAAGCTTACGACAAAGAtccttttcatctttctcataATCCCCATGGTATTATCCAAATGGGTCTTGCAGAGAATcag CTTTGCTTAGATTTAATAAAAGATTGGATCAAAGAAAACCCAGAAGCTTCTATTTGCACTCTTGAAGGTGTTCATCAATTTAGCGACATCGCCAATTTCCAAGACTATCACGGTCTTAAAAAGTTTAGAGAG GCAATTGCACATTTCATGGGAAAAGCTAGAGGTGGAAGAGTGACGTTTGATCCAGAGAGGGTGGTTATGAGCGGCGGTGCTACCGGAGCCAATGAAACGATTATGTTCTGCCTCGCCGATCCCGGCGACGTTTTCCTCATTCCCTCTCCTTACTATGCCGC ATTTGATAGAGACTTGAGGTGGCGTACAGGTGTCGAGATAATCCCTGTTCCTTGTTCAAGCTCCAACAATTTCAGATTAACCGTTGAGGCCGTGGGATGGGCTTATAAAAAAGCCCAAGAGTCCAATAAAAAAGTGAAAGGTCTGATTTTGACGAATCCATCAAACCCGCTCGGTACGATGTTGGATAAGGACACACTCAAGGACCTAGTTCGGTTCGTCACGAAGAAGAACATTCACCTAGTCGTCGACGAGATCTACGCCGCCACAGTCTTCAGCGGAGATAATTTCGTGAGCGTTGCTGAGGTGGTCAACGACGTGGACATCTCTGAAGTCAACGTTGACTTGATTCACATTGTTTATAGTCTTTCTAAAGACATGGGACTTCCTGGTTTCAGAGTCGGTATAGTCTATTCTTACAACGACTCGGTCGTGTCTTGTGCCAGGAAAATGTCGAGTTTCGGACTAGTTTCATCGCAGACACAACTCATGCTTGCTTCGATGTTGTCAGATGAACGGTTTGTGGAGAATTTCCTTATGGAAAACTCGAAAAGGTTAGGGATAAGGCATGAAGTTTTTACCACAGGGCTCAAGAAAGCAGATATTACTTGCTTGACAAGCAGCGGAGGTTTATTTGTGTGGATGGATTTGAGACATCTATTGAGAGATCGTAACTCGTTTGAATCTGAGATTGAGCTTTGGCGTATAATCATCCACAAAGTTAAGCTCAACGTATCTCCAGGCTCTTCCTTCCATTGCACGGAACCTGGatggtttagggtttgcttTGCCAACATGGACGATGATACTCTCCGCGTGGCGCTTCGGCGGATCCAAGATTTCGTGTctaagaacaacaacaacaagatcgTTGAGAAAGCAACGGACAAGGATCAAGTAATCCAGAACAACAATGCTAAAAAGCAGAAATGGAGGCAGAGCAATCTCCGATTAAGTTTCCGAAGACTATATGAGGATGGCCTCTCGTCTCCAGGGATAATGTCACCACATTCACCTCTTCTCCGAGCATGA
- the LOC104754297 gene encoding heavy metal-associated isoprenylated plant protein 3 isoform X1 has translation MKKMVLNLDLHDDKAKQKALKTVSTLPGIDSIAMDMKGKKLTVIGTVDPVNVVSKLRKYWPLTDIVLVGPAKEPEKEKKEEPKKEGGGEPAKKEGEAPKEEAKKEGEAPKKEEEKKEGGDKKEGEKKDQPQPQPQPQPVLPPPEQHVLELVKAYKAYNPHLTAYYYAQSIEENPNACVIC, from the exons ATGAAg AAAATGGTGTTAAACCTGGATTTGCATGATGATAAGGCAAAACAAAAGGCCCTTAAAACGGTTTCCACTCTCCCAG GAATCGATTCGATTGCAATGGACATGAAGGGGAAGAAATTGACTGTGATCGGAACCGTGGATCCGGTGAATGTAGTAAGTAAGCTAAGAAAGTATTGGCCCTTGACGGATATTGTACTAGTAGGACCTGCGAAAGAGCcggaaaaggagaagaaagaggagcCGAAGAAGGAAGGTGGTGGCGAGCCGGcgaaaaaagaaggagaagctcCCAAAGAAGAAGCGAAAAAGGAAGGAGAAGCgccaaagaaggaagaagagaagaaagagggCGGCGATAAAAAGgagggagagaagaaagatcaaccgcaaccacaaccacaaccacaaccggTTTTGCCGCCACCGGAGCAGCATGTGTTGGAACTTGTAAAGGCGTATAAAGCATATAATCCTCACCTAACAGCATATTACTACGCTCAAAGCATCGAAGAAAACCCTAATGCTTGCGTTATATgttga
- the LOC104754297 gene encoding heavy metal-associated isoprenylated plant protein 3 isoform X2 gives MVLNLDLHDDKAKQKALKTVSTLPGIDSIAMDMKGKKLTVIGTVDPVNVVSKLRKYWPLTDIVLVGPAKEPEKEKKEEPKKEGGGEPAKKEGEAPKEEAKKEGEAPKKEEEKKEGGDKKEGEKKDQPQPQPQPQPVLPPPEQHVLELVKAYKAYNPHLTAYYYAQSIEENPNACVIC, from the exons ATGGTGTTAAACCTGGATTTGCATGATGATAAGGCAAAACAAAAGGCCCTTAAAACGGTTTCCACTCTCCCAG GAATCGATTCGATTGCAATGGACATGAAGGGGAAGAAATTGACTGTGATCGGAACCGTGGATCCGGTGAATGTAGTAAGTAAGCTAAGAAAGTATTGGCCCTTGACGGATATTGTACTAGTAGGACCTGCGAAAGAGCcggaaaaggagaagaaagaggagcCGAAGAAGGAAGGTGGTGGCGAGCCGGcgaaaaaagaaggagaagctcCCAAAGAAGAAGCGAAAAAGGAAGGAGAAGCgccaaagaaggaagaagagaagaaagagggCGGCGATAAAAAGgagggagagaagaaagatcaaccgcaaccacaaccacaaccacaaccggTTTTGCCGCCACCGGAGCAGCATGTGTTGGAACTTGTAAAGGCGTATAAAGCATATAATCCTCACCTAACAGCATATTACTACGCTCAAAGCATCGAAGAAAACCCTAATGCTTGCGTTATATgttga
- the LOC104754298 gene encoding uncharacterized protein At1g01500-like: protein MISKDHLHQDPFVTTTTTKSYHMNTSSVSPPPSSASSIALSQSSWLEVRLFYVRIAPCVVQNVPDFLTLRHPPRETGASLEVNGVRVPSSETASLKLRRDRVDRETSEVTYVSTETVRVTGCVDVEVYDNDDMVLCGNLDRIEGVWNNGTVSDPKTGWGMDCYIAMGNGHGSGLSSSSAFFQPKRGASSPSVEVYIAGCCGGVPVILTKTIQASPRRKVARHVTLEAIPEDEEVGKEQDIAAIGTDLARQRKVQMMESEADDYDESEMKMAQRYYPEGMYVDEDGQLSWFNAGVRVGVGIGLGMCLGVGIGVGLLMRSYQATTSNLRRRFL from the exons ATGATTTCGAAAGATCATCTTCATCAGGATCCTTTTGTCACCACTACCACCACCAAATCGTACCACATGAATACCTCCTCCGTATCGCCGCCGCCGTCTTCGGCATCGTCGATTGCGTTATCGCAATCTTCTTGGCTTGAGGTTCGTTTGTTCTACGTCCGCATCGCTCCCTGTGTTGTTCAGAACGTCCCTGACTTCCTCACCCTCCGTCACCCTCCCCGTGAAACCGGCGCCTCCCTTGAGGTTAACGGCGTTAGGGTTCCTTCTTCCGAGACGGCGTCTCTTAAACTCCGCCGTGATAGAGTCGACCGTGAAACCTCTGAGGTGACTTACGTTAGCACTGAGACCGTGCGCGTTACCGGATGCGTTGATGTCGAGGTTTACGATAACGACGATATGGTCTTGTGTGGGAACCTTGATAGAATCGAAGGCGTGTGGAACAACGGAACTGTGAGTGATCCCAAGACTGGATGGGGTATGGATTGTTACATAGCTATGGGCAACGGACACGGCTCgggtctttcttcttcctctgcgtTTTTTCAGCCAAAGCGTGGTGCTTCGTCTCCGTCGGTGGAGGTTTATATAGCTGGTTGCTGTGGCGGTGTTCCGGTTATTTTGACCAAGACGATTCAGGCTAGTCCCAGGAGGAAGGTGGCTAGACACGTCACCCTCGAGGCTATCCCTGAGGATGAGGAAGTTGGCAAAGAGCAAGACATTGCTGCCATTGGTACTGATTTGGCCCGGCAAAGAAAAGTACAG ATGATGGAATCAGAAGCTGATGATTACGATGAGTCTGAAATGAAAATGGCACAGAGATACTACCCAGAAGGGATGTATGTTGACGAGGATGGTCAACTCTCATGGTTTAATGCAGGTGTCAGAGTTGGAGTTGGGATAGGCCTTGGGATGTGCCTTGGTGTAGGCATTGGAGTTGGATTACTCATGCGTTCGTATCAAGCAACAACGAGTAATCTTCGTAGGAGGTTTCTCTGA
- the LOC104754299 gene encoding C-terminal binding protein AN, translating into MSKIRSSATMPHRDQPSPASPHVVTLNCIEDCALEQDSLAGVAGVEYVPLSRIADGKIESATAVLLHSLAYLPRAAQRRLRPHQLILCLGSADRAVDSTLAADLGLRLVHVDTSRAEEIADTVMALILGLLRRTHLLSRHALSASGWLGSLQPLCRGMRRCRGMVLGIVGRSVSARYLASRSLAFKMSVLYFDVPEGDEERIRPSRFPRAARRMDTLNDLLAASDVISLHCALTNDTVQILNAECLQHIKPGAFLVNTGSCQLLDDCAVKQLLIDGTIAGCALDGAEGPQWMEAWVKEMPNVLILPRSADYSEEVWMEIREKAISILHSFFLDGVIPSNTVSDEEVEESEASEEEEQSPIKHEKLAIVDSTSRQQGESTLTSAEVVRREASELKESLSPGQQHVSQNTAVKSEVRRSRSGKKAKKSHSQQKYMQKAEGSSGLHEESTSRRDDIAMSDTEEVLSSSSRCASPEDSRNRKTPLEVMQESSPNQLVMSNKKFIGKSSELLKDGYVVALYAKDLSGLHVSRQRTKNGGWFLDTLSNVSKRDPAAQFIIAYRNKDTVGLRSFAAGGKLLQINRRMEFVFASHSFDVWESWSLEGSLDECRLVNCRNPSAVLDVRVEILAMVGDDGITRWID; encoded by the exons atgagcAAGATCCGTTCGTCTGCGACAATGCCACATCGCGACCAGCCGTCACCGGCGTCGCCTCACGTCGTCACACTCAACTGTATAGAGGATTGTGCGCTTGAGCAGGACTCCCTCGCCGGCGTTGCTGGTGTCGAATACGTCCCTCTCAGTCGCATCGCCGATGGTAAGATCGAGTCCGCCACCGCAGTTCTCCTCCATTCCCTCGCATACCTTCCACGTGCAGCTCAACGCCGACTCCGTCCTCACCAGCTCATTCTTTGCCTTGGCTCTGCTGATCGCGCTGTCGATTCCACACTCGCCGCCGACCTAGGTCTCCGACTTGTCCATGTAGATACTTCCCGAGCCGAGGAAATCGCGGATACAGTCATGGCGCTTATCCTTGGACTCCTTCGACGGACGCATTTACTCTCTCGCCACGCGCTTTCTGCATCTGGATGGCTCGGATCGCTTCAGCCGCTTTGCCGAGGAATGAGACGGTGTCGTGGTATGGTTTTGGGTATAGTTGGCAGATCTGTATCCGCTCGATATTTGGCTAGCAGAAGCTTGGCTTTCAAGATGAGTGTGCTCTACTTTGATGTCCCAGAG GGAGATGAAGAACGAATCAGGCCCTCGAGATTCCCACGTGCTGCGCGAAGAATGGATACGTTAAATGATCTACTAGCAGCAAGTGATGTCATTTCGCTTCACTGTGCATTAACAAATGACACGGTTCAGATCCTCAATGCAGAGTGTTTGCAGCATATAAAACCTG GGGCTTTTCTTGTAAATACTGGAAGCTGCCAGCTGTTGGATGATTGTGCTGTGAAACAACTTCTAATTGATGGCACTATAGCTGGCTGCGCCCTTGACGGTGCTGAAGGTCCACAATGGATGGAAGCATGG GTGAAGGAAATGCCAAATGTGTTAATACTACCTCGTAGTGCAGACTACAGTGAGGAAGTATGGATGGAAATAAGAGAGAAGGCCATCTCTATCTTGCATTCTTTTTTCTTAGACGGTGTAATACCAAGTAACACTGTTTCTGATGAGGAAGTTGAGGAAAGTGAagcaagtgaagaagaagaacaatcacCCATCAAACATGAGAAATTAGCAATAGTGGATTCGACCAGTAGGCAACAGGGAGAAAGTACTCTCACCAGCGCTGAGGTCGTTCGTAGAGAGGCTAGTGAATTAAAGGAATCTCTGAGCCCTGGTCAGCAACACGTTTCTCAAAATACTGCAGTAAAATCTGAAGTAAGACGTAGCAGATCCGGTAAGAAAGCCAAAAAGAGTCATTCACAGCAAAAATACATGCAAAAAGCGGAGGGTTCCTCAGGGTTACATGAAGAAAGTACTTCGCGAAGAGACGATATTGCTATGAGTGACACGGAAGAAGTATTAAGTTCCAGTTCTAGATGTGCTTCTCCTGAAGATTCCAGAAATAGGAAAACACCTCTTGAGGTAATGCAAGAGTCTTCCCCAAATCAGCTTGTAATGTCAAATAAGAAGTTCATTGGAAAATCGAGTGAGCTTCTGAAAGATGGATATGTAGTAGCCTTGTATGCGAAAGATCTCTCGGGCCTCCATGTTTCCAGGCAAAGAACGAAAAACGGTGGTTGGTTCCTCGATACTTTGTCCAATGTATCCAAACGGGATCCAGCTGCACAATTCATTATCGCATACAGAAACAAG GACACTGTTGGTCTGAGATCATTTGCTGCTGGTGGGAAGTTACTGCAG ATCAATCGAAGGATGGAGTTTGTGTTTGCTAGCCATAGTTTTGACGTGTGGGAGAGTtggagtctagaaggttctctGGACGAATGCCGGCTTGTTAACTGCAGGAATCCCTCA GCGGTGTTGGACGTGCGTGTGGAGATATTGGCAATGGTAGGAGATGATGGTATCACACGTTGGATtgattag
- the LOC104754300 gene encoding protein REVEILLE 3-like yields MNLAGFNTLTHTATTIPVTARKNTMSFSEDQTKKIRKPYTITKSRENWTEQEHDKFIEALHLFDRDWKKIEAFVGSKTVIQIRSHAQKYFLKVQKNGTNEHLPPPRPKRKANHPYPQKAPKSVALTSSNALLQHDYLYSANSRPVISSTPKHGLLRCTPNPVIKEELGVPENCCSTSTSRDKQRTRTLTEKNDQESCGKPHRVMPNFAEVYSFIGSVFDPKTTGHVHRLKQMDPINLETVLFLMRNLSVNLRSPEFEEQRKLISSYNAR; encoded by the exons ATGAATTTAGCTGGTTTCAATACTCTTACCCACACGGCAACGACGATACCAGTCACCGCAAGGAAAAATACGATGTCGTTTTCTGAGGATCAGACGAAGAAGATTAGAAAGCCGTACACAATCACCAAGTCTAGGGAGAACTGGACGGAGCAAGAACACGACAAGTTCATTGAAGCTCTCCATTT ATTTGACCGGGATTGGAAGAAGATCGAGGCCTTTGTTGGATCGAAAACGGTGATCCAG ATACGAAGCCACGCACAAAAATACTTTCTCAAAGTTCAGAAGAATGGGACTAACGAACATCTCCCACCTCCTCGACCAAAGAGGAAAGCCAATCATCCTTATCCACAGAAGGCTCCTAAATCTG TTGCTCTTACATCTTCCAACGCATTGCTTCAGCATGACTACTTATACAGCGCCAATTCACGACCAGTGATAAGTAGCACTCCTAAGCATGGATTACTGCGTTGCACGCCAAATCCAGTGATTAAAG AGGAATTGGGAGTCCCAGAGAACTGTTGCAGTACTAGTACAAGTAGAGATAAGCAGAGGACTCGAACACTTACAGAGAAAAATGACCAAGAAAGTTGTGGGAAGCCACATAGAG TGATGCCGAACTTCGCTGAAGTGTACAGCTTCATAGGAAGTGTATTTGATCCTAAAACAACAGGTCATGTCCATAGATTAAAGCAAATGGATCCAATAAACCTAGAAACG GTCCTCTTTCTGATGAGAAATTTGTCTGTAAACCTGAGGAGTCCCGAGTTTGAAGAACAA CGGAAGTTGATATCATCATACAACGCCAGATAG
- the LOC104754301 gene encoding agamous-like MADS-box protein AGL28 — MVRKNLGRRKVEMVKMKNAANLQVTFSKRRSGLFKKASELCTLCDAQVAIIVFSPSGKVFSFGHPDVNLLVDYSSGRVSNTNLDDPNRKLYIQNLNDRLTEARDGKENEQRKRAMLLENERESSNNPDNWWRNSPAELNLSQLAHMKDALEGLIKEVGETAAPPLFHQTTPTFYVETSINAAPATVNGGNVFTNQGLFDHPILAFPFGFDVMNRIPAGYNHSQIQNQEFKQAHPHHGPRYY; from the exons atggtgagaAAGAATCTTGGCCGTAGAAAAGTAGAGATGGTGAAAATGAAAAATGCAGCAAACCTTCAAGTAACCTTTTCAAAGAGAAGATCTGGTCTTTTCAAGAAAGCCAGTGAACTCTGTACCTTGTGTGATGCTCAAGTTGCCATCATCGTGTTTTCACCATCTGGAAAAGTGTTCTCTTTTGGTCATCCGGATGTCAACCTCTTGGTTGACTACTCTTCCGGACGTGTCAGCAACACAAACCTTGATGACCCCAACAGAAAGCTCTATATCCAAAACCTCAATGATCGCTTAACTGAG GCGAGGGATGGAAAAGAAAACGAACAAAGGAAAAGGGCTATGCTGCTcgaaaacgaaagagaaagcAGCAACAACCCTGACAACTGGTGGAGAAACTCTCCAGCAGAACTCAACTTAAGTCAGTTAGCTCATATGAAAGATGCTCTTGAAGGTTTGATCAAGGAAGTTGGTGAAACCGCAGCTCCTCCTCTATTTCATCAAACAACCCCGACCTTTTACGTCGAAACCTCTATCAATGCTGCCCCAGCAACTGTTAATGGTGGGAATGTCTTCACAAACCAGGGGCTATTTGATCATCCTATTCTTGCGTTCCCGTTTGGATTTGATGTTATGAATCGCATACCAGCTGGGTACAACCATAGCCAGATCCAGAACCAGGAGTTTAAGCAAGCTCATCCTCATCATGGACCTCGTtactattaa